One region of Anaeromyxobacter paludicola genomic DNA includes:
- a CDS encoding metal ABC transporter substrate-binding protein, whose protein sequence is MKLRLLPLLSLLLLPLAARALDVVTTTEGLAALSREVGGDRVKVQSLSRGIQDPHFVDANPTLAVRLRQADLLVDVGLDLEIGWLPPLVNQSRNGAIQPGGARRFTAASAVNVLEVPHGPVDRSMGDLHPAGNPHFLSDPRRARKVAEGLAQKLAALDPAGAASYRQRLADFERRLDADEARWRAELAPEKGRKVIPHHNSFTYFLDWAGLQAAGYLEPKPGVAPPPSHLAELVGVAKAQGVKAILLENFYDRKSADVVARHTGAKVVPLPGDVGGTPEARSYEAYVDQLVKLVAAAVK, encoded by the coding sequence ATGAAGCTTCGACTGCTGCCGCTCCTCTCCCTCCTGCTGCTCCCGCTCGCCGCGCGCGCCCTCGACGTGGTCACCACCACCGAGGGGCTCGCCGCCCTGTCGCGCGAGGTCGGCGGCGACCGCGTGAAGGTCCAGAGCCTCTCGCGAGGCATCCAGGACCCGCACTTCGTGGACGCCAACCCGACCCTGGCCGTGAGGCTGCGCCAGGCCGACCTGCTCGTGGACGTCGGGCTCGACCTGGAGATCGGGTGGCTGCCGCCGCTCGTGAACCAGTCGCGCAACGGCGCCATCCAGCCCGGCGGGGCGCGCCGCTTCACCGCCGCGTCGGCGGTGAACGTGCTCGAGGTGCCGCACGGGCCGGTGGACCGGAGCATGGGCGATCTCCACCCCGCCGGGAACCCGCACTTCCTCTCGGACCCGCGCCGCGCGCGGAAGGTGGCCGAGGGGCTCGCCCAGAAGCTCGCGGCGCTCGACCCCGCCGGCGCGGCGAGCTACCGGCAGCGGCTCGCCGACTTCGAGCGGCGGCTCGACGCCGACGAGGCCCGCTGGCGCGCCGAGCTCGCGCCGGAGAAGGGGCGCAAGGTCATCCCGCACCACAACTCCTTCACCTACTTCCTCGACTGGGCCGGGCTGCAGGCCGCCGGCTACCTCGAGCCCAAGCCCGGCGTCGCCCCGCCGCCCTCGCACCTCGCCGAGCTCGTGGGCGTGGCGAAGGCGCAGGGGGTGAAGGCGATCCTGCTCGAGAACTTCTACGACCGGAAGAGCGCCGACGTGGTGGCGCGCCACACCGGCGCGAAGGTGGTGCCCCTGCCCGGCGACGTGGGGGGCACGCCGGAGGCGAGGAGCTACGAGGCCTACGTGGACCAGCTCGTGAAGCTCGTCGCGGCGGCGGTGAAGTGA
- a CDS encoding metal ABC transporter ATP-binding protein, translating to MALPSNGALVSLRGAAIGYGAPLLTGIDLDVAPGDFLAVVGPNGGGKTTLLRTLLGVLPPVSGERRQAPAARVGYVPQRDHVDAHWPLTVADVALMGRYRGLGLGRRPGPEDRAEVSRALSRVGIADLAGRSFRTLSGGQRQRTLIARALAASPELLALDEPTNGMDPAAELAAMDILRELHRQGGLAVVMVSHRLEAVANYARRLAFADKDKRLWRVGPLEEMLTPGALSALYGRAVTVREEAGRRFVYPEGGGEAA from the coding sequence ATGGCCCTCCCCTCGAACGGCGCGCTCGTCTCCCTGCGGGGCGCCGCCATCGGCTACGGCGCGCCGCTGCTGACCGGCATCGACCTCGACGTCGCGCCCGGCGACTTCCTCGCCGTGGTCGGGCCGAACGGCGGCGGGAAGACCACGCTCCTGCGCACGCTGCTCGGGGTGCTCCCGCCCGTCTCCGGCGAGCGCCGCCAGGCCCCCGCCGCGCGGGTGGGCTACGTCCCGCAGCGGGATCACGTGGACGCGCACTGGCCGCTCACCGTGGCCGACGTCGCGCTCATGGGACGGTACCGCGGGCTCGGGCTCGGCCGGCGGCCGGGGCCGGAGGACCGGGCGGAGGTGAGCCGGGCCCTCTCGCGCGTCGGCATCGCCGACCTCGCCGGGCGCTCCTTCCGGACCCTCTCCGGCGGCCAGCGGCAGCGGACGCTCATCGCGCGGGCGCTGGCGGCGAGCCCCGAGCTGCTCGCGCTCGACGAGCCGACCAACGGCATGGATCCGGCGGCCGAGCTTGCGGCGATGGACATCCTGCGCGAGCTGCACCGGCAGGGCGGGCTCGCGGTGGTGATGGTGTCGCACCGGCTCGAGGCGGTCGCGAACTACGCGCGGAGGCTCGCCTTCGCCGACAAGGACAAGCGGCTGTGGCGGGTGGGGCCGCTCGAGGAGATGCTGACGCCCGGGGCGCTCTCCGCGCTGTACGGGCGCGCCGTGACCGTGCGCGAGGAGGCGGGCCGGCGGTTCGTCTATCCCGAGGGGGGAGGGGAGGCGGCATGA
- a CDS encoding metal ABC transporter permease: MSALADFLAAKDIWRDPLLASVIAGGLCGFLGVYVVLRRTVFVSAALTQLSTLGLICALLGEESLHIEAEHAGVQLAVAIAFSVAGALALGAAQARRRLPAEAGVGIAYVVAGALVVLGANRLVHAAHDLNAMVFGNAVAVPFSDVVVLGLVALVCAAVHGVFAKELVFSSFDGETAAALGYSTRTWNGLLYFTIGLAIPAAARALGALPVFAFLTIPASAALLLTTRLRSTFALATALGLVAAAGGYALSWMWQLPTGATMVALAGIFVIPGAFARGGRG; the protein is encoded by the coding sequence ATGAGCGCGCTCGCGGACTTCCTCGCCGCCAAGGACATCTGGCGCGACCCCCTGCTCGCCTCGGTGATCGCCGGCGGGCTCTGTGGCTTCCTCGGCGTGTACGTCGTGCTGCGGCGGACCGTGTTCGTCTCGGCCGCCCTCACCCAGCTCTCCACCCTGGGGCTCATCTGCGCCTTGCTCGGGGAGGAGTCGCTGCACATCGAGGCCGAGCACGCCGGCGTGCAGCTCGCCGTGGCCATCGCCTTCTCGGTGGCCGGGGCGCTCGCGCTCGGCGCGGCGCAGGCGCGGCGGCGGCTGCCCGCCGAGGCCGGCGTCGGCATCGCCTACGTCGTCGCCGGCGCGCTGGTGGTGCTCGGCGCGAACCGGCTCGTCCACGCCGCCCACGACCTCAACGCCATGGTGTTCGGCAACGCCGTCGCCGTGCCGTTCTCGGACGTCGTCGTGCTCGGGCTGGTGGCGCTCGTCTGCGCCGCCGTGCACGGCGTCTTCGCCAAGGAGCTGGTGTTCTCCTCGTTCGACGGCGAGACCGCCGCCGCGCTCGGCTACTCCACCCGGACCTGGAACGGGCTCCTGTACTTCACCATCGGCCTCGCCATCCCCGCCGCCGCGCGGGCGCTCGGCGCGCTGCCCGTCTTCGCGTTCCTGACCATCCCCGCCTCGGCGGCGCTGCTCCTCACCACCCGCCTGCGGAGCACCTTCGCCCTCGCCACCGCCCTCGGCCTCGTGGCCGCCGCCGGGGGCTACGCCCTCTCGTGGATGTGGCAGCTCCCGACCGGTGCGACCATGGTGGCGCTGGCCGGGATCTTCGTGATCCCAGGCGCGTTCGCGCGGGGTGGGAGGGGCTGA
- a CDS encoding SDR family oxidoreductase, which produces MTQRVLVTAGAAGIGKEIARAFAAKGAAVCVCDIDVKALELSAKEIPGLKTIVCDVSKRADIERMVAGAVEALGGLDVLVNNAGIAGPTAPVEDADPDQWEAVMKIDVIGAFHVTRLAIPHLKKSAAGSIVVMSSVGGRFGYPNRSAYCTAKMGLIGFAKTLSRELGQYGIRCNAIAPGAVGGDRIERVLQGRAQAEHKTLDEERHAAMSIQSLKRFVDPKDIAALVVFLTSDSGKSISGQVVPIDNDAQTSAL; this is translated from the coding sequence ATGACTCAACGCGTGTTGGTAACTGCCGGCGCAGCCGGAATCGGAAAAGAGATCGCGCGCGCGTTTGCTGCGAAGGGCGCCGCGGTGTGCGTCTGCGACATCGACGTGAAGGCGCTCGAGCTATCGGCGAAGGAGATCCCTGGCCTGAAGACGATCGTCTGCGACGTCTCGAAGCGAGCAGACATCGAACGCATGGTCGCCGGCGCCGTCGAGGCGCTGGGCGGGCTCGACGTCCTTGTGAACAACGCCGGCATCGCAGGCCCCACCGCCCCGGTCGAGGATGCGGATCCTGATCAATGGGAAGCCGTCATGAAGATTGACGTGATCGGGGCGTTTCATGTCACGCGGCTCGCCATCCCGCACCTGAAGAAGTCTGCCGCTGGGAGCATCGTCGTCATGTCCTCGGTCGGCGGACGGTTCGGGTACCCGAACCGCAGCGCCTACTGCACCGCGAAGATGGGACTGATCGGCTTTGCCAAGACGCTCTCGCGCGAACTCGGGCAGTACGGGATTCGCTGCAACGCCATCGCGCCGGGGGCAGTGGGAGGCGACCGCATCGAACGCGTCCTTCAGGGTCGCGCCCAGGCGGAGCACAAGACGCTGGATGAAGAGAGGCACGCCGCGATGAGCATTCAGTCCCTGAAGCGTTTCGTGGATCCAAAGGACATTGCGGCTCTCGTCGTGTTCCTGACGTCGGATTCCGGCAAGTCCATCTCAGGCCAGGTCGTGCCCATCGACAATGACGCGCAGACGTCTGCGCTTTGA
- a CDS encoding ester cyclase: protein MADDNLQRMKTLDDSWNNQDWEVFRKRHSADTAVYWPGQPDPTRGRDAHQAESEAFFKSIENQLENNPYKVMFASGDWTCTIAKWKGKMIGPWKDLSGKVHPPTGKSFELEFCTVARWKDGEIVEEKLFYDQVGFLRQIGLL from the coding sequence ATGGCTGACGACAACCTGCAGCGGATGAAGACGCTCGACGATTCCTGGAACAACCAGGACTGGGAGGTCTTCCGCAAGCGGCACTCGGCGGACACCGCGGTGTACTGGCCGGGGCAACCAGACCCGACTCGCGGCCGCGATGCGCACCAGGCCGAGTCCGAGGCGTTCTTCAAGTCCATCGAGAACCAACTCGAGAACAACCCGTACAAGGTGATGTTCGCCTCGGGCGACTGGACGTGCACCATCGCGAAGTGGAAAGGCAAGATGATCGGCCCGTGGAAGGATCTGAGCGGCAAGGTCCACCCGCCGACCGGCAAGTCCTTCGAGCTGGAGTTCTGCACGGTCGCGCGGTGGAAGGATGGCGAGATCGTCGAGGAGAAGCTGTTCTACGACCAGGTCGGCTTCCTGCGGCAGATCGGGCTGCTGTAG
- a CDS encoding trimeric intracellular cation channel family protein: MTVTRFAVDLGTLPVALDLGGTFVFALSGATAGVKHRLDLFGVLVLSLVAASSGGVIRDLLIGAVPPAALADWRYIAVSLFAGVFTVYGHSLVDRLHHPVQLFDAAGLALFAVSGAHKALVFHLGPIQAALLGMLTGIGGGMVRDLLVAEVPAVLHAEVYAVAALIGAGVVVIGSWLGVPSAVATGVGALLCFGLRLVAMRRGWRLPVAGEPDASSGLHRR, translated from the coding sequence GTGACCGTCACGCGCTTCGCGGTCGACCTCGGCACGTTGCCGGTGGCGCTCGACCTCGGTGGCACCTTCGTGTTCGCCCTCAGCGGCGCGACGGCGGGGGTGAAGCACCGGCTGGACCTCTTCGGCGTCCTGGTGCTGTCCCTGGTAGCCGCCAGCTCGGGCGGTGTCATCCGCGACCTGCTCATTGGCGCCGTACCGCCGGCGGCGCTCGCCGACTGGCGGTACATCGCCGTCTCGCTCTTCGCCGGCGTGTTCACGGTCTACGGACACTCCCTGGTCGACCGTCTACACCACCCCGTGCAGTTGTTCGACGCCGCGGGACTGGCCCTCTTCGCGGTCTCGGGTGCGCACAAGGCCCTCGTCTTCCACCTCGGCCCGATCCAGGCGGCCCTCCTGGGCATGCTGACCGGGATCGGGGGCGGCATGGTTCGCGATCTCCTCGTGGCGGAGGTACCCGCCGTGCTGCACGCCGAGGTCTACGCGGTCGCCGCCCTGATTGGCGCGGGCGTAGTGGTCATCGGGAGCTGGCTGGGCGTGCCTTCTGCGGTAGCCACCGGTGTGGGCGCGCTGCTCTGCTTCGGGCTTCGCCTCGTGGCGATGCGGCGCGGCTGGCGGCTGCCCGTCGCGGGTGAGCCGGACGCTTCCAGCGGACTGCACCGAAGGTGA
- a CDS encoding amidohydrolase: MDEVLGPLDELLPELENLYADLHAHPELSLQETRTAGIAAERLRAAGFEVTTGIGGTGVVGILRNGTGPTVMLRADMDALPVKEDTGLPYASRVTATDREGKTVPVMHACGHDIHVTWLAGAASLLARARAAWRGTLMAVFQPAEETGEGAQAMMTGGLAARFPRPDVILGQHVMVGSAGVLGWRAGVVTSAGDSFQVRLFGRGAHGSMPQASIDPVVMAASTVLRLQTIVSRELAATEAAVVTVGALQAGTKENVIPDEALIKLNVRTFDEGVRSRVLAAIERIVKAEAAASGAPRPPEITPLDRYMLVKNDPEATHRVVESFQRRFPAERLQETEPTSASEDFGSFGAGWHAPSVFWFVGGTDPDAYRKARESGRLGDLPTNHNPRFAPVLHPTLRTGVEAAVTAAQAWLSP, from the coding sequence ATGGACGAGGTGCTCGGCCCGCTCGACGAGCTCCTCCCGGAGCTCGAGAACCTCTACGCCGACCTTCACGCCCACCCCGAGCTCTCGCTCCAGGAGACCCGGACCGCGGGCATCGCGGCGGAGCGGCTGCGCGCCGCTGGCTTCGAGGTGACGACCGGAATCGGCGGGACCGGCGTCGTCGGCATCCTGCGCAACGGGACCGGGCCTACCGTCATGCTGCGCGCCGACATGGACGCCCTGCCCGTGAAGGAGGACACCGGACTGCCGTACGCCAGCCGGGTGACCGCCACCGATCGGGAGGGGAAGACCGTCCCGGTGATGCACGCGTGTGGCCACGACATCCACGTGACCTGGCTGGCAGGCGCGGCTTCGCTGTTGGCGCGTGCGCGAGCTGCCTGGCGCGGCACCTTGATGGCGGTGTTCCAGCCCGCGGAGGAGACCGGCGAAGGCGCGCAGGCGATGATGACCGGTGGGCTCGCCGCGCGCTTCCCCAGGCCCGACGTCATCCTCGGGCAGCATGTCATGGTCGGCTCGGCCGGCGTCCTCGGCTGGCGGGCGGGGGTGGTGACCTCGGCCGGGGACAGCTTCCAGGTCCGCCTCTTCGGCCGCGGGGCCCACGGCTCGATGCCGCAAGCGAGCATCGACCCGGTGGTGATGGCCGCGTCGACCGTACTGCGGCTGCAAACCATCGTCTCCCGCGAGCTCGCTGCAACCGAGGCCGCCGTGGTCACCGTGGGCGCGCTGCAGGCCGGGACCAAGGAGAACGTCATCCCGGACGAGGCACTCATCAAGTTGAACGTGCGCACCTTCGACGAGGGGGTCCGCTCACGGGTGCTCGCGGCGATCGAGCGGATCGTGAAGGCGGAGGCCGCGGCTTCGGGCGCGCCGAGGCCGCCGGAGATCACCCCCCTCGATCGCTACATGCTGGTGAAGAACGATCCGGAGGCGACCCACCGCGTGGTCGAATCGTTCCAGCGGCGCTTCCCCGCCGAGCGCTTGCAGGAGACCGAACCGACCTCCGCCAGCGAGGACTTTGGATCTTTCGGCGCCGGATGGCACGCCCCCTCGGTGTTCTGGTTCGTCGGCGGCACGGACCCGGACGCGTACAGGAAGGCTCGGGAGTCTGGCCGGCTGGGCGACCTCCCCACCAACCACAACCCGCGCTTCGCGCCGGTCCTGCACCCCACCCTGCGCACGGGCGTCGAGGCGGCCGTGACCGCGGCGCAGGCCTGGCTCTCGCCGTGA